In Aestuariibaculum lutulentum, one DNA window encodes the following:
- a CDS encoding M13 family metallopeptidase: protein MKTNLNLKPFLGLSLVLAVASCKNETKTETTEVAQTPGINLEFMDSSVKPQNDFFKFVNGKWLATTEIPDDQTRWGSFNELRKKTDEDALAILKNAMSDNKDIKKSEVLPGSDQQKAIELFKTIIDTVSRNKMGINPIKKDLKKIDAIQNIEDLQNFLIEMEPTGGIGFFGFHVGTNPKNSNINSAFLGSGRLGLPDRDYYVKDDTDSKEKRELYVAHVTKMLQYLGDTETEANDQAKRILAFETRLAEPKMDKVERRDARKRYNPKSISELQNMVPAIKWNTYFKGIGVKSIDTIIVGELKYTEALQNILAENNVDDWKAYLRWSLFNRSASALSTEIETANWEFYGKTLRGAKQQRPLEERALLTVNGAVGEALGKLYVDEVFPPEAKQRAEKMIANVIKAFENRIRNAAWMTEETKEKAVEKLLALTVKIAYPDKWKDYSDLEISSTDENGSFSQNMLNVSAWNHKKNLEDLGKPVDKSRWGMSPQTVNAYFNPSFNEIVFPAAILQPPFFNFQADDAVNYGGIGAVIGHEISHCFDDSGARYDKNGNLNNWWTDEDLTRFEALGKDLADQYSAIEVLPETNINGPFTLGENIGDLGGVNAAYDALQLSFKDNGRPEDIDGFTAEQRFFMSWATVWRTKMRDDALKNQIKTDPHSPGMTRAVQPLLNVDAFYQAFDIKETDSLYLEPSKRVKIW from the coding sequence ATGAAAACAAACTTAAATCTTAAGCCTTTCTTAGGCTTATCGTTGGTCTTGGCTGTAGCTTCGTGTAAAAACGAAACAAAAACCGAAACCACCGAAGTTGCCCAAACACCTGGCATTAACCTTGAGTTTATGGATTCCTCGGTAAAACCACAAAACGATTTTTTCAAATTCGTTAATGGTAAATGGTTAGCAACTACCGAAATTCCGGATGACCAAACCCGTTGGGGAAGCTTTAATGAATTAAGAAAGAAAACCGATGAAGACGCACTAGCCATCTTAAAAAATGCCATGTCTGACAACAAAGACATTAAAAAGAGTGAAGTACTTCCGGGATCTGACCAACAAAAAGCTATCGAACTTTTTAAAACCATAATTGATACTGTAAGCAGAAATAAAATGGGTATCAATCCCATTAAAAAAGACTTAAAAAAGATTGATGCCATTCAGAATATAGAAGATCTTCAAAACTTTTTAATTGAAATGGAACCTACCGGAGGCATTGGTTTCTTTGGTTTTCATGTAGGCACCAACCCAAAAAACAGTAATATTAACTCTGCCTTTTTAGGTTCGGGTCGTTTAGGACTTCCTGATAGAGATTATTACGTTAAAGATGATACAGACTCTAAAGAGAAAAGAGAACTTTACGTGGCACATGTTACTAAAATGCTTCAATATTTAGGAGATACTGAAACTGAAGCTAACGACCAGGCTAAACGTATTTTAGCTTTCGAAACACGACTTGCCGAACCAAAAATGGATAAGGTAGAACGTCGTGATGCCCGCAAACGCTACAACCCTAAATCTATCTCCGAATTACAAAATATGGTTCCCGCTATTAAATGGAATACTTATTTTAAAGGTATCGGCGTTAAAAGTATCGACACCATTATTGTTGGCGAATTAAAATATACCGAAGCGTTACAAAATATCCTTGCCGAAAACAATGTAGACGACTGGAAAGCGTATTTACGTTGGTCTTTATTCAACCGATCGGCAAGTGCATTAAGTACCGAAATAGAAACTGCTAACTGGGAATTCTATGGCAAAACATTACGTGGTGCAAAACAACAACGTCCTTTAGAAGAACGAGCGCTTTTAACAGTTAACGGTGCTGTTGGCGAAGCCTTAGGCAAACTTTATGTAGATGAAGTTTTTCCTCCTGAAGCTAAACAGCGTGCAGAAAAAATGATTGCTAATGTGATTAAAGCTTTTGAAAATCGCATTAGAAATGCAGCCTGGATGACTGAAGAAACGAAAGAAAAAGCTGTCGAAAAACTTTTAGCTTTAACCGTTAAAATCGCTTATCCTGATAAATGGAAAGATTACTCCGATTTGGAAATCAGTTCAACAGATGAAAACGGATCCTTTTCTCAAAACATGCTTAACGTAAGCGCCTGGAACCATAAAAAGAATTTAGAAGATTTAGGTAAGCCGGTAGATAAAAGCCGTTGGGGTATGTCTCCACAAACGGTTAATGCCTACTTCAATCCATCGTTTAACGAAATTGTATTCCCTGCAGCTATTTTACAGCCTCCATTTTTCAATTTTCAGGCAGACGATGCTGTTAACTACGGTGGTATTGGTGCGGTTATAGGTCATGAGATTTCACACTGTTTTGATGATTCTGGTGCGAGATATGATAAAAACGGAAACCTGAACAATTGGTGGACAGACGAAGATTTAACACGGTTTGAAGCTTTAGGAAAAGATTTAGCAGATCAATACAGTGCCATTGAAGTGTTACCTGAAACCAATATTAACGGTCCATTCACACTTGGCGAAAATATTGGGGACCTAGGTGGTGTAAATGCAGCTTACGATGCTTTACAGCTTAGCTTTAAAGATAACGGAAGACCAGAAGACATCGACGGTTTTACTGCCGAGCAACGTTTCTTCATGTCTTGGGCGACTGTTTGGAGAACCAAAAT
- a CDS encoding FAD-dependent oxidoreductase, giving the protein MQFDALIIGGGAAGLSCALILGSAKNKAYAKDKHIGIVVHQKTSHLQTALFNNVLGLTPGTTGASVLESGKQQLTKLYPHVEQIEGEKVLELEKIKNGFKIKTNKHTYQSKIVVVAVGYTNLMHIKGLEQYVEPHPRSAIEKDRIWLKNTDHLIEENLYVAGSLAGWRSQFAICSGSGAHVATDILTLWNEGNHAKVHDKIEE; this is encoded by the coding sequence ATGCAATTTGATGCTTTAATTATTGGAGGTGGCGCAGCTGGTTTATCCTGTGCTTTAATTTTAGGCTCCGCAAAGAACAAAGCCTACGCTAAAGACAAACACATTGGTATTGTTGTTCACCAAAAAACATCACATCTTCAAACCGCTTTATTCAATAATGTTCTAGGCCTTACACCAGGCACTACAGGTGCGTCTGTTTTAGAAAGCGGGAAACAGCAACTTACTAAGCTTTATCCGCATGTAGAACAAATTGAAGGTGAAAAGGTTCTTGAATTAGAAAAAATTAAAAACGGTTTTAAAATTAAAACCAACAAACACACCTATCAATCTAAAATTGTTGTTGTTGCGGTTGGCTATACCAATTTAATGCACATTAAAGGTTTAGAACAATATGTTGAGCCTCACCCAAGATCTGCAATTGAAAAAGACCGTATCTGGTTAAAAAACACCGACCATTTAATTGAAGAAAATCTTTATGTTGCCGGATCTTTAGCAGGATGGCGCAGTCAGTTTGCTATTTGTTCAGGTAGTGGCGCTCATGTCGCTACAGACATTCTAACCCTTTGGAATGAAGGGAATCATGCTAAAGTACACGATAAAATAGAAGAGTAA
- a CDS encoding HupE/UreJ family protein, whose protein sequence is MLENFWFNVEYGINHVLDIKAYDHVLFLIVLTVPYLFKDWKRVFLLVSMFTLGHTLSLVLASYGMVSVNATIVEFLIPITILVVALFNVFTSGKGAQKEKVGVLFLSTLFFGLIHGLGFAREFKMLLGDSDSKLVLLLEFALGIEIAQIIIVFIVLFLGYLVQTIFRFSKRDWIMVISAIVVGLVIPMILNSDFLA, encoded by the coding sequence ATGCTAGAGAATTTTTGGTTTAACGTAGAGTATGGTATAAATCATGTCCTTGATATCAAAGCTTACGACCACGTTTTATTCCTTATTGTTTTAACGGTTCCTTATTTGTTTAAAGACTGGAAACGCGTGTTTTTATTGGTCTCTATGTTTACCCTAGGACATACTTTGTCTTTGGTTCTGGCATCTTATGGGATGGTGAGTGTAAATGCTACGATTGTTGAATTTTTAATACCTATTACCATTTTAGTGGTCGCCTTGTTTAATGTGTTTACGTCGGGAAAAGGCGCGCAAAAGGAAAAAGTGGGTGTTTTATTTTTATCTACTTTATTTTTTGGATTAATTCACGGGTTAGGCTTTGCCAGAGAGTTTAAAATGTTACTTGGAGATTCTGATAGTAAACTTGTATTGTTATTAGAATTTGCATTAGGAATAGAAATCGCACAGATTATTATTGTATTTATCGTGTTGTTTTTAGGGTATTTGGTGCAAACCATTTTCCGTTTTTCAAAACGCGACTGGATTATGGTGATTTCGGCCATTGTGGTTGGGCTCGTTATTCCTATGATTTTAAACAGCGATTTCTTGGCTTAA
- a CDS encoding S41 family peptidase produces MSNNKKYLPLILGVAIAAGIFIGGKLNFSDSPDRLFSTNSKKDKLNRLIDYIDYDYVDDINTDSIVDVTVNGILENLDPHSVYIPKEDMQRVSENMKGDFIGIGVSFYPFRDSIAVIRAIEGGPSERAGIKGGDRILMADGDTLFGAKLNNSDMVDKLKGPENTKVKLKVYRKGESKLLDFTVKRSAIPIKSVDAAYMLTGKLGYIKINRFAESTYKEFKTALDKLLDEGATEIALDLRDNPGGFLGIAEQIVDEFLEDEKLILFTKNKRGHIEKNFATSKGDFEDGKLFVLINENSASASEIVAGALQDNDKGTIVGRRSYGKGLVQREMDLGDGSAVRLTVSRYYTPTGRSIQRSYNKGNDDYYHDYFDRIESGELFDSDKIKVADSLKFTTPKGKVVYGGGGIIPDVFVPIDTSLQNETLTFLQRSGFISNFVFVELDKDRKAYGIMSREDFIDNYMVSDEMVFDFQDYVNLRTNTKITFVAYHDEVKQYIKAALADQLYGDGAFEQIINQSDIMIDEVIRLSEVWE; encoded by the coding sequence ATGTCTAATAATAAAAAATACTTGCCCTTAATACTTGGTGTTGCTATTGCGGCAGGGATTTTTATTGGCGGAAAGTTAAATTTTAGTGATTCGCCGGACAGGTTGTTTTCTACAAATAGCAAAAAAGATAAGCTTAACCGACTTATCGATTATATAGATTACGATTACGTTGATGACATTAACACCGATAGCATTGTAGATGTTACAGTAAATGGCATTCTGGAGAATCTCGATCCGCATTCGGTGTATATTCCAAAAGAAGATATGCAGCGCGTTTCAGAAAACATGAAAGGCGATTTTATTGGTATTGGCGTAAGTTTTTATCCCTTTAGAGATAGTATTGCAGTTATTCGTGCTATTGAAGGCGGACCAAGTGAAAGGGCTGGTATTAAAGGCGGTGATCGTATTTTAATGGCCGATGGCGATACACTTTTTGGAGCGAAGCTGAACAATAGTGATATGGTCGATAAGCTAAAAGGACCTGAAAACACTAAAGTGAAATTAAAGGTCTATAGAAAGGGCGAATCGAAACTTTTAGATTTTACAGTGAAGCGTTCTGCGATTCCTATTAAAAGTGTTGATGCAGCTTACATGTTAACTGGTAAGCTGGGTTATATAAAAATTAACCGCTTCGCGGAGTCGACTTATAAAGAGTTTAAAACAGCTTTAGATAAATTACTGGATGAAGGCGCGACAGAAATCGCTTTAGATTTACGTGATAATCCGGGTGGTTTTCTTGGGATTGCCGAGCAAATTGTTGATGAGTTTTTAGAAGATGAAAAGCTAATATTATTCACCAAAAATAAACGAGGTCATATTGAAAAAAACTTTGCTACCAGCAAAGGCGATTTTGAAGACGGTAAGTTATTTGTGTTAATTAATGAAAATTCGGCATCGGCAAGTGAAATTGTAGCCGGAGCGCTTCAGGATAACGACAAAGGGACTATTGTTGGTCGCCGAAGTTACGGTAAAGGCCTGGTACAACGTGAAATGGATTTAGGTGACGGCAGTGCTGTAAGACTGACTGTCTCTAGGTATTATACACCAACAGGACGTTCTATTCAACGTTCTTATAACAAAGGAAACGACGATTATTATCATGATTATTTCGATCGTATTGAGAGTGGAGAGTTATTTGATTCCGATAAGATTAAAGTAGCCGATTCCCTAAAATTTACAACACCAAAAGGTAAAGTGGTTTATGGAGGCGGAGGTATTATTCCTGATGTATTTGTTCCTATCGATACAAGCTTACAAAACGAAACCTTAACCTTTTTACAGCGTAGTGGTTTTATAAGTAATTTTGTGTTCGTAGAGTTGGATAAAGATCGAAAGGCCTATGGTATTATGTCTCGAGAAGATTTTATTGATAACTACATGGTGAGCGATGAAATGGTTTTCGACTTTCAGGATTATGTAAATCTTCGTACCAATACTAAAATTACTTTTGTGGCTTATCACGACGAGGTGAAGCAATACATTAAAGCTGCTTTAGCCGATCAATTGTATGGTGATGGTGCATTTGAGCAAATTATCAATCAGAGTGATATTATGATTGATGAGGTAATTCGGTTAAGTGAGGTATGGGAGTAA
- a CDS encoding deoxycytidylate deaminase — MPKIKQLKYDKAYLRIAKEWGKLSYCNRRQVGALIVKDRMIISDGYNGTPSGFENFCEDDEGYTKWYVLHAEANAILKVAASTQSCKGATLYITMSPCKECSKLIHQAGIVKVVYQDAYKDDSGLKFLAKAGIELKQIEDIEA, encoded by the coding sequence ATGCCGAAGATTAAACAGCTTAAGTACGATAAAGCGTATTTAAGAATTGCTAAAGAGTGGGGAAAATTGTCTTACTGTAACCGCAGACAGGTTGGAGCACTTATTGTAAAGGATAGAATGATAATTTCTGATGGGTATAATGGTACGCCATCGGGGTTTGAAAATTTTTGTGAAGATGATGAAGGCTACACAAAATGGTATGTTTTGCATGCCGAAGCCAATGCGATTTTAAAAGTAGCGGCATCGACACAATCATGTAAAGGAGCTACCTTATACATTACCATGTCACCGTGTAAAGAATGTAGTAAACTTATACACCAAGCAGGTATTGTAAAAGTGGTTTATCAGGATGCTTACAAAGACGATTCTGGTCTTAAATTTTTAGCTAAAGCTGGCATCGAACTGAAACAAATTGAAGATATAGAAGCTTAA
- a CDS encoding NAD-dependent epimerase/dehydratase family protein gives MKPKILIIGACGQIGSELTFKLRDLYGSSNVIASDISYSNLGVVNTGIFEVVDARSYSSIKICVDKYQIDTIYLMAAMLSATGEKFPMKAWDLNMESLFHVLNLAKANVIKKVFWPSSIAVFGPTTPVENTPQYTVMEPSTVYGITKQVGERWCEYYFNKFGVDVRSLRYPGIISWKTMPGGGTTDYAVEIYHKAITDGAYECFLSENTKLPMMYMDDAIKATVDIMEAPAEAIKIRSSYNLSAISFTPKDVAESIQASHPDFKIIYSPDYRQTIADSWPKSIDDSRARADWGWNHSFDLQDITKEMLFQLDKKYNTPLKKSN, from the coding sequence ATGAAACCTAAAATATTAATAATAGGGGCTTGCGGACAAATTGGTTCAGAATTAACATTTAAGCTACGTGATTTGTATGGTAGTTCGAATGTTATTGCAAGCGATATTAGTTACAGCAATTTAGGTGTTGTTAATACAGGTATTTTTGAAGTGGTCGATGCGCGAAGCTATTCCAGTATTAAAATATGCGTCGATAAATATCAGATTGACACGATTTACCTTATGGCTGCCATGCTTAGTGCTACGGGAGAAAAATTCCCAATGAAAGCCTGGGATTTAAATATGGAATCGCTGTTTCATGTGCTAAATCTGGCGAAAGCCAATGTGATTAAAAAAGTATTCTGGCCATCGAGTATTGCGGTGTTTGGACCCACAACTCCGGTTGAAAATACACCTCAGTATACTGTTATGGAGCCATCAACCGTTTATGGTATTACCAAGCAGGTGGGCGAGCGTTGGTGTGAGTATTATTTTAATAAATTTGGGGTAGATGTCAGGAGTTTACGTTACCCTGGAATTATAAGCTGGAAAACCATGCCTGGCGGAGGAACTACCGATTATGCTGTTGAAATTTATCATAAAGCGATAACCGATGGGGCTTATGAATGTTTTCTGTCTGAAAACACGAAACTACCCATGATGTATATGGATGATGCTATAAAGGCAACTGTTGATATTATGGAAGCACCTGCCGAAGCAATAAAAATAAGGTCGTCTTATAATTTATCGGCTATTAGCTTTACACCAAAAGACGTTGCAGAAAGTATTCAGGCATCGCATCCCGATTTTAAAATAATCTACAGTCCGGATTACAGGCAGACCATTGCAGATAGCTGGCCTAAAAGTATTGATGATTCACGTGCCAGAGCAGACTGGGGATGGAATCATAGTTTTGATCTTCAGGATATTACTAAAGAGATGCTCTTTCAGTTGGATAAAAAGTATAACACGCCTCTGAAAAAATCGAATTAA
- a CDS encoding MarC family protein: protein MQFNFKEIFTAFMVLFAVIDIIGNIPIIIDLRKKMGHIQSGKASIIAGVILIMFLFLGKSILNLVGIDVNSFAVAGSFILFFIALEMILGITLYKEEEHSAMSATVFPLAFPLIAGPGSLTTLLSLRAEFSTENIIVAVLLNVIIIFVVLKTSKKIERLIGQNGINIIRKVFGVILLAIAVKLFAHNIKALFALT from the coding sequence ATGCAATTCAACTTTAAAGAAATATTTACTGCCTTTATGGTTCTCTTCGCTGTTATCGATATTATTGGAAACATTCCAATTATTATTGATTTAAGAAAAAAAATGGGACACATTCAAAGTGGTAAAGCTTCCATTATTGCCGGAGTTATTTTAATCATGTTTTTATTTTTAGGTAAAAGCATTTTGAATCTGGTTGGTATTGATGTAAACTCCTTTGCAGTTGCCGGTTCATTTATATTATTCTTTATTGCTTTAGAAATGATTCTTGGCATTACCCTTTACAAGGAAGAAGAGCACAGCGCTATGTCTGCCACGGTGTTCCCTTTAGCTTTCCCATTAATAGCAGGCCCAGGAAGTTTAACCACATTATTATCGCTAAGAGCAGAGTTTAGCACCGAAAATATAATTGTTGCGGTACTCTTAAATGTTATTATTATTTTTGTAGTGCTTAAAACATCAAAAAAGATTGAGCGCCTTATAGGGCAAAACGGAATTAATATTATCCGTAAAGTATTCGGGGTTATTTTATTGGCTATTGCCGTTAAATTATTCGCTCACAACATTAAAGCCTTATTCGCTTTAACCTAA